AGTGTTTGTCAAAAAACCATCGGGTTTAATCCTCTAATATGAAATAGGGCATGTCTAACTGAAAATGGTCTCTTTGCACCACATTTTCTTAACAGAAAATACAATTGTTACAGCAGGAAGTACATCTTTATGATTTATTCCCATATCAGAGAATTTGAATATTAGCCTATCAAGCTTCATTTGAAAATCTTTAATGGAGGCAATGAAGCTTTTTGAAGTTAAAATAGTCATGATTGTAGTGCATTTTCTGTACTCAAAGTGATAGCCATCCCACTAAAAATTTATGGTTGCagccctgattttttttttttttaactatttttgaaTGTTAGACCAACTGTGACACAGGACTTTTAATGTCAGTGTATATATTGCTTTGgttttagatgcatttttagCTGATGGTgattgttttttactttttaaagttcTTTTGAAGTAAAGTTTCTGTTGcttttatgtatgtatgtatggttAATAGTCAACTTTGAATAAGGTAAAGACTAATGCTTAAAAGGAGATCAAATTAACAGGCCTGTGAAGAAGTAAAATCtaaattacaaattaaaatgatgattCCAGTAATTACAACACAATtactaatttttaaaaatgttaatgctcATAATGCACTAACCTTTGAGTTCAAGCTCCTCTCAGTTTCATTGACAGTTCTTCTTTCTCAccgctgttttcaggctgtgacccacacactcacacacagacactcttCAGTGatggacgaggaggaggagcaggaggaggaggaggaggagtgaagCAATGGAATGTGGCGTTTCTGGATGTGctgtgtgaaaagtgacatCACTCGGACAGGTAATCAAGAGCAGTTACCTCTGATAATTATGCTTTCTTCCATTTTCAcctcagagaaaacaaaaaatataaacctTTTCCACGACCTTCTTTAGTGCAGAAATTACTTATAGATTCAGATTTTACTAAAAATATCAGGTggtgttttctctttctttatttctacAATACTCTTTCATTCAGGTGTGAAGGTAACAAATGACATTTTCTCATGTCTCTGTGATTGAGTGGCTTTGTTGTGTATTTATAAAGATCTGGGGGAGATGGACCAAAAATCAGATCTTTTTTAGCCCAACTGCACATGTATCttaaatttttcatttaaataactgaaactaagtCAGTTTTAAGTCAAATCAACATGAACCAAATGTAAAAAGTCACACTGTCACTTATATTAAAGTCTTGTAAAGCAATAAATAATGTGTATTTTAGGACTGTAGTATGACACAGGGCTGTGCTGTCAACCACCAGGCCAAAATTCAGAAATGAAAAGcatctttcagaaaaaaagtttcaaaatcatgaaaaatgaaacagcaaTATCTGCTCTAAGTGTCTGTGCAGGTGCTGGTTGAATGCACTGAAGCTATGCCTATTCACCAGAAAGATGATCTTCtctacagttttaaaaaatgctgcaatCTAATTGGAGGGCTTATCTGTCTGCTCTCCAGAGCCCGCCAGCTCTTTGTTAAAACCCCCAGAACTATAGTCACATTCATGTCACGCAGATAGTTTAGTGCTGAAAAATCTCATCCGAGATCTCATCCTGAGTTTTAAAGAGTTCATATATccccatatttcattttctctGACCAATCGGTCACATAAGAGTGTGAGTGAGTTGTAAAGTTCCTGCTAAATACACTCCATATCCCAATGTTGCTTTTTAATATAAAGTCTTCAATGAAAATGAGAATCAGAAGAGACTTTTATTACAAGCATTAACAGAAATATAATATGTCTATCAACCATCACTTAACAGAACTTAAGCATGGTGATGCTCACAGAGAGTTGAAAGTATATATATGTAGTTTTCCACCACAAAtcattttgttagttttgttgGTAGGTTGGGAAAATTCCCCTTAACACTTAACAACACCACGATTTTTGGCTGGCTGCTAATTTCTAATGGCGTAGACATGAACAAACAGTTGATGGCATTAAGATAACGTGcttggtgcttttttttttttttatatggtACTATTAGGGGTTGGAAAATTTCCGTGGGGCTTACATGTACCACTGAACCCACACTTAGCtctgaccaaaacaacaacaaaaaagatttcCCCAAATGGTTAAAAACTCACATGGTCCAAAATGAAGTCACATATAGCTCCCAACCTTTTTAGACAGCAACTTTATTCTAAAATATCAAGTGAGTCTGGAGATTAATTTCTGATTTTGCTTGATGGGAACTTTAACATTAGTAGTTTAGTTTAACTGAAGGCCTTACCTAGAATATCAGTTTGTCTAAACAAAAGGTAGCGTTGGTTTGAGTTTCAGTATTTGATGAACCAGGTTTACATGGAAGTCAGTATGGTGAGTTCTCAGCTGTGATTAAGCAGTGACGTCATTGACACTGAAACCGGCCTCCTCCCTCTGCGagtaaaagattaaaaactaGAAGGAGTGGCTCTCTTCAGTCCTGCTCACTCTCTGTATCTCCTGCATTCCTCTCTATAAGTCATGCTattcctgtgtgtttgtgcttctGTAAGAATGAAGTTGTGtgatttttcatgtgtttgtgtaaaTTAACAACGAGGATCAACATGCTGCCTATCTGGTTTACACAACCCTGCATAATCACAGCAGCACACAAAGACAATCAGACATAAAAATATGACTAGTCAACAACAGCAGATGTCACTTTGGGAAAATGCTGTTAAAAAGGCAACATCTTAAAAGCAACATTTGTATGAATCAATTAACTGTGCACCAGATGTCCACCTCTTGTTTGTTGGGCTCACCATATAATTCCaactaagattaaaaaaagggggaaatgaATTGTCCaaattttaagaaatatcaAAACTAAGAaagtatatataaataaatatgtaaataaataaaatttatttattctacTTTTTAAGAAGTTAAAATACTAAACATGTAATCAAAATTTCCAGAACAGAGAAAGCTGGATTTCTGTCCATAAATAATAGGTTTTTGACTAATGCTTCTCATCGTCAAATGGGTTAGACAAAGAATGGCTAAAAAAGAGTTTTGGGTAGATTTCCAAGAAATATAcagaactttttaaattttaaagtcataaatttttgtaaacaaactttCTATGAATTTTTGGGGTTATTAACTTGTAATTTTATGGGGgaaagatgtattttttaatatcacTAAGTTAAAATTTACTTGCAAAACAAAACTCAGATACCCTCTAAAACtgtcaagttaaaaaaaataggctaaagtataaagaaaaacataccACATCAGGTAGACATGCTGTTTACCCTATATTATGACTTCAGTTGACAGCTTTGATGAATTCAACTTTTTAATactattaaaaaaattccttttttgtttttcaaaagttttttacAATCTAAAAAAATTGGAGTTTGCCACCATACATTTTTAGTTCTTTATTACTTTTCAGCCTGTCCTTGTATGTCCTTGTTAATGTAGTTTAGTAAGaatcaaaaaagggaaaagtcaGTAAGTTCTTAGCCAGTCACTGAGGAGATAGGTTTGAGcaatgagttttattttgactttattggAACAGCTGATTAATTcagttcctcactgatgtttgtCTGGAGAACATTTTCTTCTTATAAGCTCCTCTCATTGAAGACCTCATGTGTGAAGAGTGCCCCCTTGTGTTGTGCTTTCCCATTGGTagtcaatgattttttttttgagtgcaCACCTCATGACCCACTGACAGCTCTTTTAGCTCTTAACATCTTCAAATAACAGTGGACAGCAGTGTAATCATACACATATAGGTAATCATACACACATATGTggaaagaaaagtaaaaaagtgtTACGTCACTTTTACATAGATTTTAGACATCTGTATTTTACAGTATGTCTCaatcaactttttatttcttttccttttttaagatatgcttggcaaaaataggcagggCAAGATGGCGTAGCGTGGAAAGGTGATGGAGACACGACTGGCATCTAAACACGGATATGGTTTGCTGGGCACCATGCTGTGTgtgctgcttttcttctttaaaaaaaaatattcaggtTTTTAGGacattgcagaaaaaaacagaacaatggGTTGAGTACTGAATATGTTGATGGCACAGTGGAGGGAAGAAGTGCATTCATGAAGCCACAGCTTACGATCCCTGACATAATTCAAGCACCTGAGCCCAGTGTGAGTGAACATCAGACAGCCCTTTTTAGTGGGCTGAACATGTGGGCCTGGGAAAAAATAGCACCAAATTGTTTATGACACTCTATAAAACTTGCatgtttttgtcctgtttcattgttttgttacagtttttgtactgtcttaggctCAAGCACAactattttttatgaaatacatCTAACTGACTGAAAAAAACTATTTGGGTTGCAATcctccttgaggagttgatgttGGATCCTGTTActaaaccagttgagaaccactgctatggCAGACCTGCAATGTGTATCTAGTGGACCAGTTCCTGTGGCAACCCcgacaacaacaataatgactctgATGGGCGGGAAAAAAGAACACAGCACTGAGAACTCAGCCATTACCAATAACAATCACAAGTCAAGATTTGCAAGGAAACTGTCTACTGTTTTGAAACTCCTCATCAAACAAGAGCTCATGCACTGTCAATTTTAAAGCGTGATTTGCCAGCTTTAGGATGTGAACTAATGTGTCAATAGTGATGAGAAGTCATCATTTCTGAGGATTAAAACAGGAGTCCCACAAGGCTCTGTGCTACTGAGCTTCAATTTGTACATGAATGAACTACCTCAGTCATGTGTGGGAGCAGGTATTCAGATGTATGTAGCTGATACAGTCTTGTATGTGTCTAGTAAGACCTCATCTTCAGTTTCTGTAAAGCTCCTTCATCATTTACAGTCTGTAGCTGTTTGGTTTGAGACCTCATGTCTTACACTTAACACAAAGAAAACTGTCTATTTGTTTGTCTACCAACTATCCTCAGTTAAAACTGACTTAAATCTTTAATTCAGTCTATTAAGACAGGTTTATGACATGAATTATCTAGGTCTCCATTTAGACTCTAACCTGGTggacagagccttctccatagCTGCGACTCACTCCCTAAACATATCCATGACTGTACAAACTCATCCACAACCAAATCACTGCTCAGaactcacctttttaaactgGTTTTTAATGTGTGATTCTGATTATGTCTTCTCACTTTGCTGCTTGATtgtctgcttgtttgtttgttgttgattGTTTGGCTGTTATGATgtctttttggctttttttttttttcgatgtgtaatgtatttttaactATTGTACAGAGTCTTTGAGTTTCTGAAAAGTACGTTatggaaaaaatgtattattattattattattattattattattattattattgttattacaatattattattaaatttgaGATGCATATGAAAATGCCTTGCAGGACTGCTAAAATGAACCTTCAAACATTAAAGCTTGTTATTGACTGCTTAGCATTTCATGCAGCAAATGCTTTTAAGCACTCTATGATTTTCTCCCACATCAGCTATTGTGTAACCTCCTGGTCACAAGCTGCACCTACAACAAACCTATGATGATGATCTTCAACAGACAGATTAAAATCCTGGATAGGAAGCCAACAAGGTCACATGACTGCCATAATAAATTGGATATGTTAAGTTTGatcattttattaaatttgCCAATCTTAAACTAattcatacatgtttaaatAATCAGGCTTCCCAGGTTGTCAGTGATCTCATCATGTCCCTCAGAGTATCAGGCTCTGTAACACTTAGAGCTCAGTGGGACAAACTGAATTTTCCATTCAGGGGGTTAAATGTGGGAGGCTTTGCCAGCAGAGCTTACACCTGATCTAGACTGGGATCATTTTAAACTGGGactgaaacagtttttaaagaagACTCAGTCCTGTACTCATGGATGATCATGTGcttccttttgtctttttaatgttgTGCTTGTTTTGTATCTGTTGTCTTAATGTTGTGATTGATTATGTGTATTTCACTGTAGAAGATGTATTTTCAAGAGGgcttttcctttctcttttttcataaattcttCCACTTAAGAAAagcatgtgtgtattttagcCACCTCTACAAATAGTATTTAATATTCTTCTTATTTTATAGATAATGCATGTTAACTTAAAACAAATATGCCTAAATTAAGTTCCCCTTAGAGCTGCCTGtacatatttaatgttttaagtGATGCTtgcaaagaaaattaaaatttctAAGACCTCATATTTATTCAGAGGGTTTGCAATATTCTTATGTATTCAAATAAACCCTCCAATATTTACACCACCTGCAAAAAAAAGGTCTTTAAAGTAGATTTTACTCTAACTCAAGATTGCAATGATGTAAAAGTAGATAGGCTAACTGGTGCTTCAGTTACTGTTCTCCCttaatcaaattaaacagattgTACAGACTAACACTGGAAAGAGTGATTGTTAAGAGATGCGCCATGCTTGTAGATTAATCCCCAAAAATATGACTACAGAAATGTATCTGTTCTGAAAACTTTATTCAAAAGTCAAGTCTTTCAATGCTGACACTGACACTGATGAATTAagaacagtttttcattgtttttatacaCATTCAACTTTTTCCCAACAAACAGTATGCATTAATCAAATTTATTGCTTGTCATTATGAGTTAAGAAAGAAAATCTGAACAGTCAAACAGAAAGACAAATAAGAACAACAGCATGTGAAGCTTGTTATCTCATCATATGTCTGAATTTACAAAATAAGGCCACACTTTTCCTGCTATCATCTGCTATCATCAACATTactgaaacatgaaaacatttagtttatttaacaAGACAGATTCACTGACTGAATCAAATACACATTAAAGACAAACTAATTTCCAttgacaagaaaaacaaaagtcaaaatgattagacCATGACAATgtagaaaacatctttttaaaactctttGTGTAGAAACATTTTCCACAGCGTCACCATCAATAGTTGTGACTAAGCGCAAACATCAAAACATCAGTACAACaaaattttatcaaaacatAAGACCAGGAGTATGTGAGAGTCACACAAAAGTACAGCAAGTTAGCCCTTAAAGTCATTTACATTCACATCTTATACTACAGTGTTGTCAAGCACATGTAATTTTTTTActctcttgtgtttttgttacacGAGATTTTAGGAGCACCAATCAGAAGTCCAACTGGGAAAcacaacaggaaacatttgaaCACCAGTGCATCAAAACatcatattttttccacatgaTCTTTAGTAAAACATCATCTTTTCATCCATACTTTCTTGTATGGTCTTAAAGAACATTATGATCATTGCTACCTTAATTATTATTGTGCACATTCAATTAAAATCCACATAGCAAAACAACATCACAAAATAACAAAGAGAAGTCATCAAAAGCtgaaagaaaaggcaaaatacGATTTTCATTATCAAATCTTTGAATTGATCATTGTGTGtgctgacaaaaaataaaaaagatttcagCGTTATCTTTGAACAGAATAAAAAGTCACAACTGCAAAAGATAAgtgaacagaaacacaaagaattCTCTATCTAATCACTATATTTATACTCTCTGGTCGTAAAGAATGAGTACTGACAGAATTTTCGTGACAGAGACAATGGAATATTTCTACTTTACAAAACACAATCTCAAAAGTTCAACATTACTATTTAAGTTCATGCACACTAGTCAGCTCATTGTCTGTCCTCAGTCACATTCACCAGACCAAGGTGCTGAAATATTCACTGTTAGAAGCATTTCTTGTTGAGACCACAACATCAGATTAACgaaatcaaaacacagaaacagagaaatgatTATCAGAGTATTTCATGGGTTCTTTCTCCCTTTTTAAGATATCCATTTGTCAAGGTAAGCAGGTAAATGACTCTAAATTCAATCATTGTTTTGCTGAAAGCCCTAATGTGAGGGCTGGAGGGAAAGCTCCactatttaaatgttttgtgttgATGGATATTTTCCAGGATTGTGTGTTCACTGTATGTTGAAGGCTTCTTTTAAACCTGTCAGTGCCtgttcttttgtgatgcttctCCAGGCCGCTGGAACATCAGCAGGCTTGGCTTCGTATTCTTCAGCAAATTTGTCGTTGTATTTTACCAGAACAAACTTCCAGTAGTCAGAAGCTTTGATGCTGCAGTCAGGAGGAATGTGCCAGTCTGGATAAAACTTGGCGTAGTCCTTATAATTCTGAGTTTTCCATTCAGTCTCTGGGCTTTGGAATGTTTGCTCACTGTGGACGTCTGTTGTACACAGGTTTACAACCAACTTCTGAGTTTCTGAGCACCTGTACGTACCAAGACCTTGAGGCCGGTGCACAGCTGCATGGTGTTGCTTGTGTACTTTCCCTGCAGCCTCACAAGGAACTTTACAGAATGGACATTGTTTCCCACAGCCAAACACTTGCTTGAAGAGCTCATCTTGTGGTTTGATTGGGAGTTTGTGCAGAGtctcagagatgtttttggaGTTTGAGAATTCCTCCTGCAGCTCCTTCTTCAGTTCATCTAATGAtgtaacgagcatgtctttaaATGGATGGCATGTGCTTTGGATTTGAAACAAGATGGTTTTTTCCTCCTCCACTGAGATCGAGATGTCTTTGATCAAGCACTTGCGCATGTTGTTGATGAGCTCTGGGATGCTCTCTTGGTTATCTGGCAGCAGAGTGCCATCGCTGTGTTTTGAAGATTGTCTCAAAGCTTCTGTGATTTTGTAAACTATGACCTGCAGAATTTTATTCTTCAGTTTGCACAGAGTCTGGCCCTCTGACATTTTCTGCAGGACCTGCTGAAAAATCCAGTCCTTAACAAATACTTCATACTGGCTGATGTACTtgacaaaactgacaaagtcACCTCTTTCCAACAACTCTTTCTGAATGTTGTACTGGAAAAAAGAGCGAGAAGTGTACTGTGGTGAATGACAGCTTGTTAAAATGTCATCAGCAATGTCGACTCCCAGAGATTTGTTGATGTACTCCTCAACAGCAGGTTTCATACAAACCCTGacatatttttttgcttttcgtTGGCAATCATCTCTCTTGTTGTATAAATCATTGAAGTTTTCCAAGTActgtttctttttaatctcCAGCTTAATTTTTGGATCCCTGTCAGTCAAGTACTTTCTGTGCATGTCAAGGAACTTCCTCGAGGCAAAGCCACAAATATGGAGTTTCAGGTCTATCTCAAACTGGGGCGTGTGGTTCCTGGAGCGTCGCTTCATGGATTCATCTGCCTTTTCCAGAAGCTCCTTTGTGAAAGAGTCATGGTAGTCTCTGCCTGACTGTGCAGTGTATTCCATAAATCGTGTGCAACAATCAATGACACTGTCTGCCAGGCTCTGCAGTTCTCTCTTCATATCTCCCTGCCTCCATACTTTAAAACTTGTCTTTACATGCTCTGACTTGACATGAAATTGACTGGTCCCCATTTGTTGGAGGTCTGTGATTTTCCGTAAGTTTTCATTGACATTAAGGTTGAGAAAATGTCTTCTCAGTTGGTTAAGGACTTTTGCTGGTATGTCTTGTTCTTTCAGGCCAGCCACATTTTTAGTGACATCTGCCCACATCTTTTCAAACTCTTCCTTCAGCTTCTCCTCAGACAGCTTTTGGGGTTTGCAGTCTCTCACTACTGTCATGACCCGTTCTTCAATCActtctctgtgttttctctgaATGTCTTCAGCctcttttgaactttttttgtaGTGAAGTGCACGATCCAAGTCATTCTCTGCTGAATGTTGGATTTCATTTCCAAGACTCCCGATTTGTAGCTTGAATCCAGTTTTGAACTTCTGAATTAGATTCACATGTCTGTCTTTCCTTTTGTAGTACTCTTGGAGTTTCTCTTccattatttgtttttgttctgctaTTTTGTCTAACAGCTCTGACTTTTTTGATTTGACCATGTCATTCAGATCCTGAAGGTCAGACTGATTGTCAGCATTTGAGATTTCCATTTCAGTGGCTGTTTGCCAGCGGGAAACCTCTTTTCTGAACTCCCAGTCCCACGTTTGGAACTCGATGCAAAGGTTGTCATAGGCATGAGCTACAAGAGTGTTTCTGAAACTAAAAAGGAAGTTCTCATACTTCACTGCTTTCCAGAGACTTTTCACCCACTCTAGAAATTCTGGGATATCTGAAACACGATcgcttttgtctctttttgcagTCTCCAGAAGATTTTTCTTGAAATCTGCCACAGCTTCACTGTAACCTGTGTTCACTGGTGCCATTGGAGGGGTCCCGAGCCACAGTCCTGGGATGttccagttatttttttccaagtcatAGTCCAACACATCTGTGAATGACTGTTTGTCGGGATGTTTTTCCATTTCGGCAGCAATTTGCGTCATTTCATTGAGCTGCTCCAAGAgatgttttctctctgtcatGGTCTTTGCGTGGGCAGAAACTCCACCAATATTTTGGTGCACAAAATGACATATTGGTTTTTTCCCAATTGTCTTCATCCTCAAGAATGCATGAGTTGCAATTTGCAAAACATCTTTCATTTCAGTGGAGTTTTCCATTGCAATGTTGATAATGGTGACATCACTTAAGCCAATGACAAAGGTGGCTAGCTGGTTATCGTGCTCATAACTGTCTTCTAGCTGTGCCAAACAAGGAGACTTAAGACCTTCTGTGTCAATCAGAACTAAGAAGTCATAGTTCAACTCGGCTTGCATgtcatcactgactctgagaaAGAGTATGTATGCTCCTCTTGTGCATCTGCCACTGCTGACAGGAAACTGAACACCAAACATGGTGTTGAGGAGTGTTGACTTTCCTGAACTTTGAACACCCAGCACAGTCAGCACCAGGAGTCGGCTCTTCCCTCCAACCTTGTTGTGGAGCTCCTTCAGCACATCTGTCACCCACCTCTGTGGGATGTTGGAAACATCTCCATCAAGAAGCTCTAAAGGATATCCATCCAACAACATTTCAGCAGCCAAACCAGGGAGACGAGAGATTATTTCATCACAGTTTGGTGACTTTGAGGTGAACTCATAGATCAGCCCCATCTCTCTCATGTAATGCTCTATTCCCAAAGAGCTTTCCAGCAAAGCTCGATCCAGCTCTGCAATCTCTTTCACATCTTTCTCCTTTTTGCTATGCTGTTCTGACAACTTGTGACGCAGTAAAGATTGTTGCATGGCAGGCTGCAGATGAGCATTCAGTTTAAGTTTCATCCACTTCAGGAAaaagtctcttttcactttgtccCTTTCAGATATTTGTTTGGTGAAAATATTCATGGCTTCAGAAAGTTTGTATTTGCCAAGCTCCTtcaggatttctttttttttgtcttgtagcTGAGATTTCTGTTCTTCCAGTCCTTGATCACCAGCTTTTTGTGACCTACATTCCTCCATTTCTATCTTTGACAGACTTTTCCAGTTAACACCCTGTAAAGGCAGCTGTTTGTTCTTGTAGTCTGGTATTGGTTGCAAACCAATTCCTTTCACAATCTCCTCAGCAGCCCTCTTTTGTTCGCCACTTATGCTTTCATCCTCAGACAGGCCGAGTTCAACAGCCTTGTCAAgcatgttttcaatttttgttgGAGTTTTCATATTTGTCAGTGATTTGTTGATGGTTGCACAAAGTTTCTCTGAAAACTCTATTACATTTACACGTGAGTCTTTGATTTTCACGCTGGTCTGTGgtagatttaactgttccactgCTATCTTGACGGTGGTCAGATCCTCTTTAGCATTCTCCGCCTTACGGTTCACAACCAGGAACAGTTTAGATGTCACGTCTTTAAGAGATGTCAGGATCTTCTGCTCATCTTCTTCAACTTTGTCCAGAAATACAAAGGTAGCAGTTGACActtcaaaaagaaaactaaa
This sequence is a window from Cheilinus undulatus linkage group 1, ASM1832078v1, whole genome shotgun sequence. Protein-coding genes within it:
- the LOC121527067 gene encoding up-regulator of cell proliferation-like, translated to MSSHDKEDLTVLLNFLSKLGLDRFYPNKLTLRSVLEINKNSVYDGDVSSVEEIPWCFLRKLFKINAECRNYTEISNKVDNEEEENNDVFDLDLYTAEDSADNKVNLLDLVVALFYCADSFLQQEIALKMSVCQFSVPLLLPHGNKSLCTLMLWALRDIVKEWRPHEMSESRGFVEDSIVQTELPFFSFVRLKNCSLSKSQCLNHILSLGQYSSNMFIHRDMKGGANKRKIANGLTEVCWYLPSGREKLDKFPKPVTVANLRGDIGQSLSQFSFLFEVSTATFVFLDKVEEDEQKILTSLKDVTSKLFLVVNRKAENAKEDLTTVKIAVEQLNLPQTSVKIKDSRVNVIEFSEKLCATINKSLTNMKTPTKIENMLDKAVELGLSEDESISGEQKRAAEEIVKGIGLQPIPDYKNKQLPLQGVNWKSLSKIEMEECRSQKAGDQGLEEQKSQLQDKKKEILKELGKYKLSEAMNIFTKQISERDKVKRDFFLKWMKLKLNAHLQPAMQQSLLRHKLSEQHSKKEKDVKEIAELDRALLESSLGIEHYMREMGLIYEFTSKSPNCDEIISRLPGLAAEMLLDGYPLELLDGDVSNIPQRWVTDVLKELHNKVGGKSRLLVLTVLGVQSSGKSTLLNTMFGVQFPVSSGRCTRGAYILFLRVSDDMQAELNYDFLVLIDTEGLKSPCLAQLEDSYEHDNQLATFVIGLSDVTIINIAMENSTEMKDVLQIATHAFLRMKTIGKKPICHFVHQNIGGVSAHAKTMTERKHLLEQLNEMTQIAAEMEKHPDKQSFTDVLDYDLEKNNWNIPGLWLGTPPMAPVNTGYSEAVADFKKNLLETAKRDKSDRVSDIPEFLEWVKSLWKAVKYENFLFSFRNTLVAHAYDNLCIEFQTWDWEFRKEVSRWQTATEMEISNADNQSDLQDLNDMVKSKKSELLDKIAEQKQIMEEKLQEYYKRKDRHVNLIQKFKTGFKLQIGSLGNEIQHSAENDLDRALHYKKSSKEAEDIQRKHREVIEERVMTVVRDCKPQKLSEEKLKEEFEKMWADVTKNVAGLKEQDIPAKVLNQLRRHFLNLNVNENLRKITDLQQMGTSQFHVKSEHVKTSFKVWRQGDMKRELQSLADSVIDCCTRFMEYTAQSGRDYHDSFTKELLEKADESMKRRSRNHTPQFEIDLKLHICGFASRKFLDMHRKYLTDRDPKIKLEIKKKQYLENFNDLYNKRDDCQRKAKKYVRVCMKPAVEEYINKSLGVDIADDILTSCHSPQYTSRSFFQYNIQKELLERGDFVSFVKYISQYEVFVKDWIFQQVLQKMSEGQTLCKLKNKILQVIVYKITEALRQSSKHSDGTLLPDNQESIPELINNMRKCLIKDISISVEEEKTILFQIQSTCHPFKDMLVTSLDELKKELQEEFSNSKNISETLHKLPIKPQDELFKQVFGCGKQCPFCKVPCEAAGKVHKQHHAAVHRPQGLGTYRCSETQKLVVNLCTTDVHSEQTFQSPETEWKTQNYKDYAKFYPDWHIPPDCSIKASDYWKFVLVKYNDKFAEEYEAKPADVPAAWRSITKEQALTGLKEAFNIQ